The Solanum dulcamara chromosome 2, daSolDulc1.2, whole genome shotgun sequence region CTCTCTTCTTTTTGATGAAATCTTCTGTTTGCTCGATCCCTTCCTACTTCGTACGAATTAaatgtatagatatatgatatgCATTTGCTATGTTGTTTGGACTTCCACAATTGTTGCCGCACTTGTATTAAATTCtcaaaaatgcactatttttgGGATATTCGACTCGTCGGGCTTGATGGATGATGTCTTCAAGTCGTCTGTCGGGACTTGATGTAATCTATGGTTGTGAATGAGTGTTGATGAGATGGAGTCTCGATTTTTGTGTCAAGACGAATCTATTTGACATTACAACTCTAAAGTTCAGGAATCGAGGTATGTAATGGCTAAAACTCATCTTCACATTTATGGCATGACTTCATACCACGTGCTATATGAATCTATAAGCTCGTATGTCACGAAACGACATGTGACATTTTTGAATAATCCAAGCAACATAGTGTGTTTGTATGTATTTCTTGGTTGAAAAATGTTTAtcttgtgtgtgtgtgtttagtTGGTCTCATGAGAAGATTTAATCTCCACACAATGACACTATGTACAGAGTCAAAAAGAACTGAATTGGCACTATAACATCAGCTACTACTATGTGCTACTCTTCATAGAAATGATTTCTTGCACAATTTTCCTTGTAACTACTTGTGTTGGAGCCTCTGCGTGGCTCGGAATATCCTTCGGTTTCTTTCAATTCATATGTGGTATACACACCTTCTGTCACACACATCCTGAAAATTGTTGCTACTGGACCTTTTTTCCCCTTAGCATTTGTTACAAATGATCCTACTCCACTGGACTCTCTTGAAAACATTTCTAAGTGAGACATACAACTTCTTGATGGAGGTGTTCAGGAATCAGAGTCGAAATTTTATAAatgaaaattaagaaaataatcaaatatGATATTTAGACTTATACTTGTAATCTTAAACAATTTTTGTGTTCCAACTGTTTTGAACTttctatgaaaaataaaaaaaagtgggATCAAATCTCAAACTAATTCGATTCTTTAGTTTCGGGTTCGATTCGGTTCTTCGGTTCATCAAAGTAAATGTCGAGTAATCTATAGGCGTGAACAAGTTATAGGTAATTAGTTCCAACCAAAAATTGTTGATTAATTTGTAAATATAGGCGACTAATAGTAATTTGTTCCGATCTAAAACATAAATAATGAGACGCAACGTTAGTATGAAATAATCGAGAACCCAAAATGAATatcaaatactaaataaaaaataaagaaaaaagaataagaatcaagtaatatacaccgtataaaattttatttataatttaccTTATATAAACATAAACATATTCTGgtaatgtattatttttttggcaCAATCAAGGAATAAACTTAAAACTCGTGAGATGAAGATAGACACGATATAATTTGATATTTGGactaaatttgataatttaccaaattggagattttaatattccttttttcttttataaaacgTGTTTTTGTTAAATCCTTTTCCTAATATGAATAGGAAAATTgtcatatatattcataatttagccTCCATTCTTCACATTCCAATTTTATTTTCTGATCTCTTCTTTACTGAAATAGcccctttaattattttttctccaATCATGAAATCTCAAAAAAGAACATCAAAAAATTCTTCCGTTAGATTGTATCCTGTTGGAGTTCGAAAGAGAAAAAGTGGTAAATTTTGTGCTGAAATCAGACACCCATTTCACAAGAGGAAGATTTGGTTGGGTACTTTCATTACTGTTGATGAAGCTTGTGAAAGTTACAAGTCTAAGcagcttgaatttgaagaattggtAATGGCTAAAAATGCAAAAAAGGGtaagattttaaaagaatctGATCAAGAATCTTGTTCGAGTGATGAATTTAAACAAAAATCATTAATGTGTGTTGCTGAGAATATGAATTCATCAAATGACATTGACGAAAAAATCAGTCTTTTTGCCGGTGAAAAACAAGAATCATTGATGGACAATTCTGAGAATTCGAATCCATCAAATGGGGTTGAAGAAAAAAGCAATCTTTTTTTTGGGAATGCAGGTGATGAAGAATTGTTTAAGAGGACTTGGGTGAAAATTTCAGAAGGTAAAGAAGTGATGTTTTCACACAAATTAGGGGTTCCAATTGTGGATAATTACGGGTTTTTGTTGGGTGAATTTAGTGTTTTGGATGATCTTACGATAtaataaagattttttttggCCAGAATAGCAATTTTGTAACTATTGTGAGGTACAAGCTCTGTTTTTAGAATGTCGCAGGAACGAGGTCTTTATATAATGATCAGtagtatatgtattgatgtagAAATTGTTTGGCCCTAAAtttctaaatataaaatttatgcatattttatttttctcagaTTTTACTTAAGAAATTACACTTAGTATatcgttattattgttatctatAATTGTCATAAATATTAAGGCATAATATGCATATATTATCATAATTGTCGTTCAACTCGATTGATTCGATAGTAATAGTACCTCTATTTACAAAGTGCGTTTACTTATCTTATATAGATCAATCACTATTAGGTCTTATTTATTCATACACAACTATTTAATAtcatgttttttaatttttatccacCACTTGGGACACgtcaatatttttataaaaaaaatattttcttttgtatcgAACATACCCTTAATAGTTTGCACGAGTCTTCTTCAATataataactttcttatttattttcttttattcaatATTTCTGTAAAAACTATTTGGATAAAATTCAAACAAATAT contains the following coding sequences:
- the LOC129874163 gene encoding dehydration-responsive element-binding protein 1F-like, translated to MNRKIVIYIHNLASILHIPILFSDLFFTEIAPLIIFSPIMKSQKRTSKNSSVRLYPVGVRKRKSGKFCAEIRHPFHKRKIWLGTFITVDEACESYKSKQLEFEELVMAKNAKKGKILKESDQESCSSDEFKQKSLMCVAENMNSSNDIDEKISLFAGEKQESLMDNSENSNPSNGVEEKSNLFFGNAGDEELFKRTWVKISEGKEVMFSHKLGVPIVDNYGFLLGEFSVLDDLTI